One window of Psychrobacillus sp. FSL H8-0483 genomic DNA carries:
- a CDS encoding spore coat protein has translation MQTGSVSQQMNHGGHELFDVHEVLNCMVAGINLKTILRPHVKDQELLNILDRQYAFALDEYNITVECFKTGQDPSHPTTSYKMQTGNDFVYGVKPSQPKKPIQSANEITDEMISGYLLGSAKTSATTKTSAALETTNPVVRRVLADSIPNCIEMAYELSIYQNKHHYYQVPQLDQQTSQQMLNSYATAQGPMYKVQ, from the coding sequence ATGCAAACTGGAAGTGTCTCTCAACAAATGAATCATGGAGGACATGAATTATTTGATGTTCACGAGGTTTTAAATTGTATGGTCGCTGGAATAAATCTTAAAACAATTCTTCGTCCACATGTAAAGGACCAGGAACTGCTAAATATTTTAGATCGACAATATGCATTTGCATTAGATGAATACAATATTACGGTGGAATGCTTTAAAACCGGCCAAGATCCATCCCACCCAACTACTTCTTATAAAATGCAAACTGGTAACGATTTTGTTTATGGGGTGAAGCCTTCACAACCGAAAAAGCCTATACAAAGTGCTAATGAAATTACAGATGAAATGATTTCTGGTTATTTACTTGGATCGGCAAAAACTTCTGCAACGACCAAAACGTCTGCAGCATTAGAAACGACAAACCCGGTTGTAAGAAGAGTACTCGCAGACTCCATTCCAAACTGTATTGAAATGGCCTATGAGCTCTCCATCTACCAAAACAAACATCACTACTACCAAGTGCCACAATTGGATCAGCAAACTTCACAACAAATGTTAAACTCTTATGCAACAGCACAAGGACCCATGTATAAAGTACAATAA
- a CDS encoding branched-chain amino acid aminotransferase, with protein sequence MIKKKLSQKITEATDQQLTLTTEEKDYAIQHQLLSEAANIVIIEKEQLFTNAIIERFDKETEELISKDSYSFLQTPLVHFKEKLNEFLYLESPSFDVIGVDAIAVEYDEVFEVYTAMFGLAVQKKFGPAMKDYLNEHFHAENMNYSVMFAGNDGLWEVNLPLNYIDQFNENFTIEEAYVFLYSFIFSLVSTIEN encoded by the coding sequence TTGATTAAAAAGAAATTATCCCAGAAAATTACAGAGGCAACTGATCAACAACTTACATTAACAACAGAAGAAAAGGATTATGCAATTCAGCATCAATTACTTTCAGAAGCAGCGAACATAGTTATAATAGAAAAAGAACAGCTATTTACAAATGCGATCATTGAACGCTTTGATAAAGAAACAGAAGAACTTATTTCTAAAGACAGCTATTCATTTCTTCAAACACCATTAGTTCATTTCAAGGAAAAATTAAATGAGTTTCTGTACTTGGAGTCTCCTAGTTTTGATGTTATTGGTGTAGATGCAATTGCAGTAGAGTATGATGAAGTATTTGAAGTTTATACAGCAATGTTTGGTTTAGCAGTTCAAAAGAAATTTGGACCTGCAATGAAAGACTATTTAAATGAACATTTTCACGCGGAAAATATGAATTATAGTGTAATGTTCGCTGGAAATGATGGACTATGGGAAGTCAATTTACCGTTAAATTACATCGATCAATTCAATGAAAACTTTACAATAGAAGAGGCATACGTCTTTTTATATAGTTTCATCTTTTCACTTGTATCAACAATCGAAAATTAA
- a CDS encoding DUF1273 domain-containing protein codes for MVKRLVVTGYKAHELGIFNDSHPGIAIIKKALENQLRLLIDDGLEWIILSGQQGVETWTAELILQMKKEFPEIKYAIITPFLEQEKNWNEQKQANYQSLLVQADFQTSVTKKPYEAPWQFIEKNKFVLRNSDGILIVYDEENEGSPKFMKKLAEQYAENNDYSLFIIDAYDLQTIAEEERNDYID; via the coding sequence ATGGTCAAACGGCTGGTAGTAACAGGCTATAAAGCACATGAACTTGGCATATTTAACGATAGCCATCCTGGGATTGCAATTATAAAAAAAGCGCTTGAAAATCAACTACGTTTATTAATAGATGATGGACTGGAATGGATCATTTTAAGCGGCCAGCAAGGCGTCGAAACCTGGACAGCCGAGCTTATTTTACAAATGAAAAAAGAATTCCCAGAAATAAAGTATGCCATTATTACACCTTTTCTGGAGCAAGAAAAAAATTGGAATGAGCAAAAACAAGCAAATTATCAAAGCCTTTTAGTACAAGCTGACTTTCAAACGAGTGTTACGAAAAAGCCATATGAGGCTCCATGGCAATTTATTGAAAAAAATAAATTTGTGTTACGAAATTCGGATGGTATACTCATTGTCTACGATGAAGAAAATGAAGGATCTCCGAAGTTTATGAAAAAATTAGCTGAACAATATGCAGAAAATAACGATTATTCATTATTTATTATCGACGCATACGATTTACAAACGATCGCAGAAGAAGAAAGGAACGATTACATTGATTAA
- a CDS encoding YuzF family protein, whose translation MLNEQPLSNVEFVSNFEGYVYQAAYSLVGKKIAVQTTNSTLQGKLSHVAPDHLVLDVSGVPFYIRTQQIVWITPAK comes from the coding sequence ATGTTGAATGAACAGCCACTATCCAATGTGGAATTTGTTAGTAATTTCGAAGGGTATGTGTATCAAGCGGCTTATAGCTTAGTAGGAAAAAAAATTGCTGTACAAACGACTAATAGTACATTACAAGGTAAACTATCGCATGTTGCTCCAGATCACCTCGTTTTGGATGTTAGTGGTGTACCGTTTTATATTCGAACACAGCAAATCGTTTGGATTACTCCAGCTAAATAA
- a CDS encoding manganese catalase family protein: MFNRINKLVIELPNLEYGDANAAAAVQELLGGKFGEMSTLNNYMYQSFNFREKTKLKPFYDLVASITAEEFGHVELVSNTINLLQKNTSFTGDPNITPLQAAKDKRNTYAFIANAQTALAGDSMGSPWRGDYVFSSGNLVLDLLHNFFLECGARTHKMRVFEMTDHPTAREMIGYLLVRGGTHVLAYAKAIEMATGVDVTKMLPIPNLDNRAFDQARKYEDLGYGNVLFTWNNVGDYKDINQIWKGTNPTSGEQLIVKEGSPKGYAIPNLDSLPEEFAPGIGPEEYEAIAKRLLANM, encoded by the coding sequence TTGTTTAATCGCATAAATAAATTGGTAATTGAACTGCCTAATTTGGAGTACGGAGATGCAAATGCTGCTGCTGCTGTGCAGGAGTTATTAGGGGGTAAATTCGGTGAAATGTCTACTTTGAATAACTATATGTACCAGTCGTTTAACTTTCGTGAAAAAACAAAACTGAAACCATTTTATGACCTTGTAGCTAGTATTACAGCAGAGGAATTTGGGCATGTTGAGTTAGTTTCAAATACCATTAATTTACTACAAAAAAACACAAGCTTTACAGGTGATCCAAATATTACACCTCTACAGGCTGCAAAAGATAAACGAAACACATATGCTTTTATTGCGAATGCCCAAACTGCATTGGCAGGGGATTCTATGGGCAGTCCATGGAGAGGGGACTACGTGTTCTCAAGTGGGAATTTAGTGTTGGATTTACTTCATAATTTCTTCTTAGAATGCGGTGCAAGAACGCATAAAATGCGTGTGTTTGAAATGACCGATCATCCAACTGCAAGAGAAATGATTGGATATTTACTCGTTCGTGGAGGTACGCATGTACTTGCATACGCAAAGGCAATTGAAATGGCGACTGGTGTAGATGTAACAAAGATGCTACCAATTCCAAATTTAGATAATCGAGCATTTGATCAGGCTCGAAAGTATGAAGATCTTGGATATGGTAATGTCCTATTTACCTGGAACAATGTCGGGGACTACAAAGACATTAACCAAATTTGGAAAGGTACGAACCCAACAAGTGGCGAGCAGCTTATTGTAAAAGAAGGAAGTCCTAAAGGCTATGCTATTCCAAATTTAGATTCACTTCCAGAAGAATTTGCTCCAGGTATTGGACCGGAAGAGTATGAAGCGATAGCGAAACGTTTACTGGCAAATATGTAG
- a CDS encoding pyridoxal phosphate-dependent aminotransferase: protein MEFSNRLKSLPTQFFATLVHKVANAVSEGRDVINLGQGNPDQPTPEHIVKALQDAATNPQSHKYSPFRGINELKQAAADFYAREYQVEINPNTEVAIMFGTKIGLVELPLALMNENELMLLPDPGYPDYLSGVGLANVRFDTMPLIEENNYLPDYSRLTKEQKTAAKLMYLNYPNNPTGATATKEFFEETVALAKESDIAIVHDFAYGGIGFDGIKPVSFLKTEGAKDVGVEMYTLSKTYNMAGWRVGFAVGNPTIIEAINLIQDHLFVSLFPAVQSAAAAALNENQQCVDELVSLYEGRRNALVKSCMKIGWDVKAPKGSFFAWLPVPTGYTSEAFADLLLDKANVAVAAGNGFGTYGEGYVRVGLLVSEDRLIEAIERIEKLHLF, encoded by the coding sequence ATGGAATTTTCTAATCGTTTAAAAAGTTTACCTACTCAATTTTTTGCAACACTCGTTCATAAAGTAGCAAATGCCGTCTCGGAAGGAAGAGATGTGATCAATTTAGGACAAGGAAATCCAGATCAACCTACTCCAGAGCATATTGTGAAAGCATTACAAGACGCTGCAACAAATCCTCAATCTCATAAATACTCGCCTTTTCGAGGAATAAATGAGTTAAAACAAGCTGCAGCTGATTTTTATGCTCGGGAATATCAGGTGGAAATAAACCCGAATACAGAAGTAGCGATCATGTTTGGAACTAAAATCGGATTAGTAGAATTACCATTAGCACTCATGAATGAAAATGAATTAATGCTTCTACCTGACCCAGGATATCCCGATTACTTATCTGGTGTTGGATTAGCTAATGTTCGATTTGATACGATGCCGCTTATAGAAGAAAATAATTATTTACCAGATTACAGTAGATTAACAAAGGAACAAAAAACCGCTGCAAAGTTAATGTATTTAAATTATCCAAATAACCCGACCGGTGCCACTGCTACGAAGGAGTTTTTCGAAGAAACTGTTGCTCTTGCAAAGGAATCTGATATTGCCATTGTGCATGATTTTGCGTACGGAGGAATTGGATTTGATGGAATAAAACCTGTTAGCTTTTTAAAAACGGAAGGTGCAAAAGATGTTGGTGTAGAGATGTACACTCTTTCCAAAACCTACAATATGGCCGGATGGCGAGTAGGGTTTGCAGTAGGAAATCCAACAATAATCGAAGCGATCAATCTTATCCAAGATCATTTATTCGTAAGTCTTTTCCCTGCAGTTCAATCTGCAGCTGCTGCAGCGCTTAATGAGAACCAGCAATGTGTAGATGAATTAGTTTCGCTGTATGAAGGAAGAAGAAATGCATTAGTAAAATCTTGCATGAAGATAGGTTGGGATGTGAAAGCACCAAAAGGGTCGTTTTTTGCATGGTTACCTGTACCTACTGGATATACAAGTGAAGCCTTCGCAGATTTACTTCTAGATAAAGCAAACGTTGCGGTTGCTGCTGGAAATGGTTTTGGTACATATGGTGAAGGATATGTTCGGGTTGGTTTATTAGTAAGTGAGGATCGTTTGATAGAAGCGATTGAAAGAATAGAAAAGCTCCATTTATTTTAA
- a CDS encoding carbon-nitrogen family hydrolase: MKIACVQLDIAFGEPKENFKKVETKIREAAEKGAEIVVLPEMWNTAYDLSRLEDIADREGSETKSLLSKLAKELHIHIVGGSVSTKKGNGFYNTMYVANTHGEIVAEYDKAHLFKLMDEHVYLEAGNEKNIFALNDVQMGGVICYDLRFPEWFRALSLNGAKIIFVPAQWPDKRIDHWKILLQARAIENQCFIVGVNRVGEDPNNSFNGNSMVIGPWGELLWTGNNEETIEIVEIEIEEVEKVRQRIPVFQDRREKLYI; encoded by the coding sequence ATGAAAATTGCATGTGTTCAATTAGATATAGCGTTTGGAGAACCAAAAGAAAATTTTAAAAAGGTTGAAACAAAAATTCGGGAAGCGGCTGAAAAAGGAGCAGAGATTGTTGTGTTACCAGAAATGTGGAACACAGCATATGACTTATCTCGTCTAGAAGATATAGCTGATAGAGAAGGAAGCGAAACGAAAAGCCTTTTGTCAAAACTTGCGAAAGAATTACATATTCATATAGTTGGTGGATCTGTATCTACTAAAAAAGGAAATGGCTTCTATAATACGATGTATGTCGCGAATACACATGGAGAAATCGTTGCAGAATACGATAAGGCACATTTATTTAAGTTAATGGATGAGCATGTTTACTTGGAAGCAGGAAATGAAAAGAATATATTTGCGTTAAATGATGTGCAAATGGGTGGAGTTATTTGTTATGATTTACGTTTTCCAGAATGGTTTCGTGCTCTTTCCTTGAATGGAGCAAAAATCATTTTTGTACCAGCACAATGGCCAGATAAACGAATTGATCATTGGAAAATACTACTTCAAGCTAGAGCTATTGAAAATCAATGTTTCATTGTAGGGGTCAATCGTGTAGGAGAGGATCCAAATAATTCGTTTAACGGAAACTCAATGGTTATCGGTCCCTGGGGAGAGTTACTATGGACAGGGAATAATGAGGAAACAATAGAAATAGTCGAAATTGAAATAGAAGAAGTGGAAAAAGTAAGACAAAGGATTCCCGTTTTCCAAGATCGAAGAGAAAAATTATATATATAA
- a CDS encoding PaaI family thioesterase — protein sequence MMVENKIAIQDEYPDDFAWCYGCGRLNEAGYHLRTYWNGQQTETVYHPKEEHIAIPGFVYGGLIGALVDCHGTGSAALALHRKNGFEPGSGEVPPRFVTGSLHVDFLKPTPQKMELKAIGNVEEIHPKKWKVTTEVYAGSTLCAKGEVIAVVMPASFTNK from the coding sequence ATGATGGTAGAAAACAAGATTGCAATCCAAGATGAATATCCGGATGATTTTGCTTGGTGTTACGGGTGTGGACGATTAAATGAAGCAGGCTATCATTTACGAACGTACTGGAATGGCCAACAGACGGAGACTGTGTATCATCCGAAAGAAGAACATATTGCGATACCAGGATTTGTGTATGGTGGATTAATTGGGGCTTTAGTTGATTGTCACGGAACAGGTTCTGCTGCTCTTGCTCTGCATCGAAAAAACGGATTTGAGCCAGGTAGTGGGGAAGTACCACCACGCTTTGTCACAGGCTCCCTTCATGTCGATTTTCTTAAGCCAACTCCACAAAAAATGGAGTTAAAAGCAATTGGAAATGTAGAAGAAATTCATCCGAAGAAATGGAAAGTTACGACGGAAGTTTATGCAGGTAGCACGCTTTGTGCAAAAGGGGAAGTAATTGCAGTAGTAATGCCAGCATCTTTTACAAATAAATAG
- a CDS encoding MFS transporter yields MKKFTKQENSWALYDWASSAYTLTITTAVFPLFYKASATDAGVSGANSTAYLGYTIAIFTFILALLGPILGTIADYRGMKKKFFTFFFVLGVTFTAMLAFVPYDNWLLLLICYTVAALGATGSNVFYDGFIVDVTTNERMHRVSARGYGLGYIGSTIPFLISIVIILLAGKEIIPLSSINASRIAFLITAAWWVVFSIPMFKHVHQVHFIERESNPVIQSFKRLGKTFKEIRQYRTLFMFLLAYFFYIDGVGTIISMSTAYGSDLGLSATSLLIVLFVTQVVAAPFAIIYGKLASKFSEKKMLYVGIFVYIIVCTYAYFLETIVDFWILAMLVATSQGGIQALSRSYFGKLVPKENSNEFFGFYNIFGKFASILGPILVALTAQITGKSSYGVFSLVILFIIGFIILSKVPEPTEAAPVDEVAAS; encoded by the coding sequence ATGAAAAAGTTTACAAAACAAGAAAACAGCTGGGCATTATATGATTGGGCTAGCTCTGCGTACACCTTGACCATTACAACTGCAGTCTTTCCTTTATTTTATAAAGCATCTGCAACTGATGCTGGTGTCAGTGGTGCTAATTCAACTGCTTATTTAGGATATACAATTGCCATATTTACATTCATATTAGCGTTATTAGGGCCCATTTTAGGAACTATTGCAGATTATCGAGGTATGAAGAAAAAATTCTTTACTTTCTTCTTTGTTTTAGGGGTAACATTTACTGCTATGCTTGCATTTGTTCCATATGATAATTGGCTCTTATTATTAATTTGTTATACCGTTGCAGCCCTCGGAGCTACGGGCTCCAATGTTTTTTATGACGGATTCATAGTAGATGTCACAACGAATGAACGCATGCATCGTGTTTCTGCTCGTGGTTATGGACTAGGATATATCGGTAGTACAATTCCATTTTTAATTAGTATTGTTATCATTTTGCTAGCAGGTAAAGAGATCATTCCGTTGTCTAGTATAAATGCGAGTCGGATAGCCTTTCTAATTACGGCTGCATGGTGGGTAGTATTCTCTATACCTATGTTCAAGCACGTTCATCAGGTACATTTTATTGAGCGTGAAAGTAATCCAGTCATTCAAAGCTTTAAGCGTTTAGGGAAAACATTTAAAGAAATTCGTCAATATCGTACTTTATTTATGTTTTTATTAGCATATTTCTTTTATATCGATGGCGTTGGTACGATTATCTCCATGTCGACAGCTTATGGTTCTGATTTAGGATTAAGTGCTACTAGCTTATTAATCGTTCTTTTTGTAACGCAAGTAGTAGCTGCTCCATTTGCTATTATATATGGAAAACTTGCAAGTAAGTTTTCCGAAAAGAAAATGCTTTACGTTGGAATATTCGTTTATATCATTGTTTGTACGTATGCTTATTTCTTAGAAACGATTGTTGATTTTTGGATTTTAGCAATGCTTGTAGCTACATCTCAAGGTGGGATACAAGCTTTAAGTAGATCGTACTTCGGGAAATTAGTCCCAAAAGAAAATTCCAATGAGTTTTTTGGTTTCTATAATATATTTGGGAAATTTGCTTCCATCTTGGGGCCGATACTTGTTGCTTTAACTGCACAAATTACTGGTAAATCCTCTTATGGAGTTTTTAGTTTAGTAATCTTATTTATCATAGGATTTATTATTTTATCAAAGGTTCCTGAACCTACAGAAGCCGCTCCAGTGGATGAAGTGGCTGCGTCTTAA
- a CDS encoding Ppx/GppA family phosphatase, producing MDTSKTNKAVIDIGSNSIRLVIYSYNSMQGLKELHNFKTVARLSLYIDKNGLLNERGIHLLVETLTKFKEILEDIHVTDVFVAATAAIRQAKNRDEILALVKDRIGFTINILSANQEAFFGYIAVVHSTNIPKAVTIDMGGGSTEVTYFENKKLKYSFSFPFGAVSLKAKFMYDTTMLDHDNKELIEYVKEQFLTLDWIRNLKVPIIAIGGSARNIAQVDQQRKVFPLNGVHQYELKSEDLQEISYQFTQCSLDGLKKIDGLSSDRADIIVPALETFRIFMEVVEAPSFIYSKKGLREGIILSQLIENYPGDFNVNEVTENAIRHILGKFNVKKEVALHLYNIFNEMYLTFSRWKYIDRLEHRELVRFAYELFHIGEQIDQEAASQHTFYLLTNLSIDGISNKERLKLALLASYKNKDTFKQYVNPYQNLLNDQEIKQLRDIGALLRFTKGIDVLGRSNIKHVTITRTTDIITLTFTVVGSSMLEKYQAEKLKKHIEKIVSTKVRLVFMETGENMI from the coding sequence ATGGACACATCTAAAACTAATAAAGCAGTTATTGACATAGGATCTAACTCAATTCGTTTAGTAATATATAGTTACAATTCCATGCAAGGTTTAAAAGAGCTTCATAATTTTAAAACTGTAGCGAGGTTAAGTTTGTATATTGACAAAAACGGTCTATTAAATGAAAGAGGTATTCATTTGTTGGTGGAAACACTAACAAAGTTTAAAGAAATATTAGAAGATATACATGTGACGGATGTTTTTGTTGCGGCAACAGCAGCCATTCGACAAGCAAAAAATAGGGACGAAATTTTAGCATTAGTAAAAGATCGTATAGGCTTTACGATCAACATTTTATCTGCTAACCAAGAAGCATTTTTTGGATATATAGCAGTTGTACACTCAACGAATATTCCTAAAGCGGTAACGATCGATATGGGTGGAGGTAGCACGGAAGTAACTTACTTTGAAAATAAAAAACTAAAATATTCATTTAGCTTTCCATTTGGCGCAGTATCGCTTAAAGCAAAATTTATGTATGACACTACTATGTTAGACCATGATAATAAGGAATTAATCGAATATGTAAAAGAGCAATTTTTGACATTGGATTGGATAAGGAATTTAAAAGTACCTATCATCGCTATTGGTGGTAGTGCGCGCAATATTGCACAAGTAGATCAGCAAAGAAAAGTATTCCCATTAAATGGGGTTCATCAATATGAGTTAAAATCAGAGGATTTGCAAGAAATCAGTTACCAGTTTACACAATGTTCGTTGGATGGACTAAAAAAAATAGATGGATTATCAAGTGATCGTGCAGACATCATTGTACCAGCACTGGAAACCTTCCGAATATTTATGGAGGTAGTGGAAGCTCCTTCCTTTATATACAGTAAAAAAGGATTGCGAGAAGGAATAATACTTTCTCAATTAATAGAAAATTACCCTGGAGATTTTAATGTGAACGAAGTAACTGAAAATGCTATCCGTCATATTTTAGGGAAATTTAATGTCAAAAAAGAGGTTGCACTTCATTTATATAACATTTTCAATGAAATGTATCTGACATTTAGTAGATGGAAGTATATAGATCGATTGGAGCATCGTGAATTAGTGCGCTTTGCGTATGAACTTTTCCATATTGGCGAACAAATTGATCAAGAAGCAGCTAGTCAACATACATTTTATTTGCTTACAAATTTATCAATTGATGGCATTTCTAATAAAGAACGCTTGAAATTAGCTTTACTAGCATCTTACAAAAATAAAGATACATTCAAACAATATGTGAATCCCTATCAAAATTTGTTAAACGATCAAGAGATAAAGCAACTACGTGATATCGGGGCATTATTAAGGTTTACAAAAGGCATAGATGTGTTAGGGAGATCTAATATAAAACATGTCACGATTACGAGGACAACGGATATTATCACCCTAACATTTACTGTAGTTGGCAGTAGCATGCTTGAGAAATATCAAGCAGAGAAACTTAAAAAGCATATTGAAAAAATTGTTAGCACGAAAGTCAGGCTTGTATTTATGGAAACAGGGGAGAACATGATATGA
- a CDS encoding RNA degradosome polyphosphate kinase yields MNEVVLEKNVINDYANYNNREISWLAFNERVLEEAEDETNPLLERLKFLAIFSSNLDEFFMVRVAGLQDQVNVGFNKPENKAGFTPKEQLEQISTITKELVNRQMNIYKELIEIQLPKQGISLLKYAHLTSAQKKELHKIFEEEIFPVLTPIAVDAYRPFPILLSKTINLLVKIEDELNDGTELSKIAIVQVPSVLKRFIQVSTTDGSYAAVLLEDIIIENVSKLFHGYQVKHANPFRITRNADLTIHEEGARDLLIEIEKELKKRKWGAVSRLEVKSTEIKHNLLHYLLDELEICSDDVYKVEGPLDVTFLFSFIKTLEGRFTRLFYEPFIPQPPLDLASDEEIYAKALKQDLFFHHPYESFQPIIDFIEKAAVDPTVLAIKQTLYRVSGNSPIILALKRAAENGKQVTVLVELKARFDEENNVHWARELEKAGCLVIYGMHNLKTHSKITLVVRRRHNCIEQFVHLGTGNYNDQTARMYTDMSIITTDKKIGSDATQFFNYLSGYTDKPNYDKLVVAPYDIRDKFLTLIDEEMEFHKAFQNGHIKLKMNSLTDKDLILKLYEASAVGVRIDLIVRGICCLRPQIPNVSENISVRSIVGRFLEHSRIYWFHRNGASKTYLSSADMMTRNMVKRVEILFPVLSLRIQRRVMNIFDIELQDTAKARVQDANGKYHYLETEEKRIDSQQVLLEKALKQKNE; encoded by the coding sequence ATGAATGAAGTTGTTTTAGAAAAAAATGTTATAAATGATTATGCTAACTACAATAATAGAGAAATTAGTTGGTTAGCATTTAATGAGCGTGTGCTGGAAGAAGCAGAGGATGAAACAAACCCTTTGCTTGAACGATTAAAATTTTTAGCCATATTTAGTTCCAACTTAGATGAGTTTTTTATGGTGCGTGTTGCCGGTCTTCAAGATCAAGTGAATGTTGGCTTTAATAAGCCAGAAAACAAAGCTGGATTTACACCTAAAGAACAATTGGAGCAAATTTCAACGATTACAAAAGAGCTCGTCAATAGACAAATGAACATATACAAAGAATTAATTGAAATCCAACTTCCTAAGCAAGGAATTTCATTACTTAAATATGCACACTTAACAAGTGCACAAAAGAAAGAATTACATAAGATATTTGAAGAAGAAATTTTCCCTGTTTTAACACCAATTGCTGTAGATGCGTATCGTCCATTTCCTATTTTATTAAGTAAAACGATTAATCTATTAGTTAAGATTGAAGATGAATTAAATGATGGAACTGAACTATCAAAAATTGCTATTGTGCAAGTACCATCCGTTTTAAAGAGGTTTATTCAAGTTTCTACAACAGATGGTTCATATGCCGCAGTACTGTTAGAGGATATCATAATTGAAAACGTCTCTAAGCTATTTCATGGTTACCAAGTCAAGCATGCAAATCCTTTTAGAATCACACGAAATGCGGATTTAACCATTCATGAGGAAGGAGCACGTGACTTACTAATAGAAATAGAAAAAGAATTAAAGAAACGTAAATGGGGCGCAGTTAGTAGATTAGAGGTAAAATCAACCGAGATAAAGCATAATTTATTACATTATTTGTTAGATGAATTAGAAATTTGTTCAGATGATGTATATAAAGTAGAAGGACCACTAGATGTTACATTTTTATTTTCTTTTATTAAAACACTTGAAGGAAGATTTACAAGATTATTTTATGAACCTTTTATTCCCCAACCACCGTTAGATTTAGCAAGTGACGAGGAAATTTACGCAAAAGCGTTAAAGCAAGATTTGTTTTTCCACCATCCATACGAATCATTTCAACCGATTATTGATTTTATAGAGAAGGCAGCAGTTGATCCAACTGTATTAGCAATCAAGCAAACATTGTATCGCGTTAGTGGAAACTCACCCATCATTTTGGCATTGAAAAGAGCTGCTGAAAATGGAAAGCAAGTTACTGTATTAGTTGAGTTAAAAGCACGATTTGATGAAGAGAATAATGTGCATTGGGCTAGAGAGTTAGAAAAAGCTGGATGCCTTGTAATTTATGGAATGCATAATCTAAAAACGCATTCTAAAATCACGTTAGTTGTTCGAAGACGCCATAATTGTATAGAACAATTTGTTCACCTAGGAACAGGAAATTACAATGACCAGACTGCTCGTATGTATACAGATATGAGTATTATTACAACAGATAAAAAAATCGGCTCGGATGCGACACAATTTTTTAATTACTTAAGTGGCTACACGGATAAACCTAATTATGATAAATTAGTCGTTGCCCCATATGATATTAGGGATAAATTTCTTACTTTAATTGATGAAGAAATGGAATTTCATAAAGCTTTTCAAAACGGACATATTAAGCTGAAAATGAACTCTTTAACAGATAAGGATTTAATCTTAAAACTGTATGAAGCTTCTGCTGTTGGAGTGAGGATTGACTTGATTGTCAGGGGAATATGCTGCTTACGTCCACAAATTCCTAATGTGAGTGAAAACATTTCGGTTCGGAGTATTGTAGGAAGATTTTTGGAGCATTCTAGAATATATTGGTTTCATCGAAATGGTGCTTCAAAGACCTATTTATCTTCGGCTGATATGATGACTAGAAATATGGTCAAACGTGTAGAAATATTGTTCCCTGTATTATCCCTTCGAATCCAAAGAAGAGTAATGAATATCTTTGATATTGAGCTTCAGGATACTGCAAAAGCAAGAGTGCAGGATGCAAATGGCAAATATCATTATTTAGAAACAGAAGAGAAGAGAATTGATAGTCAGCAAGTATTGTTAGAGAAAGCATTAAAGCAGAAGAATGAATAA